One Spodoptera frugiperda isolate SF20-4 chromosome 10, AGI-APGP_CSIRO_Sfru_2.0, whole genome shotgun sequence genomic region harbors:
- the LOC118277730 gene encoding protein CBFA2T3 isoform X2: protein MNKATTTSKEHRSPEQEEARSSPTPGPPSPLNNGTAAALSSTESLSPPLAEGSRSAPALQRLRKFLSALQQFATDVGADTGERVRQLIHNLVSGTVNIEEFQAGVQECTNYPLRASVPGFLRALLPLAQRDLHARARRAKQTPLQYIRSHEHLILESGGDSSDIFAQHPPGTAAETGVKRRASDPFYDAPQTNGSHEEYPPQAKRTASSLFLNPSPFLYPLPSNASLFDYGHPYHTYHGNQEPGYERRDGGITVRDVSSMNAPFAEPRGLGAAPSGLLKTDDEWKNINTMLNCILSMVEKTKRALAILQQRGVEPTESNDIKRAASEIMATAVRQTEERVAEVRRRAEDAVNQVKRQALLELQRAVGAAETKALELVAAERGKVERLGERRHSPPPGRELSPNASSQQNCCWNCGRKAQETCSGCNAARYCGAFCQHKDWENHHQVCSGRDQKPTALRTSPPTTQPSLPKPLTRASTPVAAASAGAPLPDGRLALTTLASDRLLTTQDRTDRLTLASLSSAQGLIGIGKK, encoded by the exons ATGAATAAAG CCACAACGACGAGCAAAGAGCATCGGTCGCCGGAGCAGGAGGAGGCGCGTTCGTCCCCAACACCAGGCCCGCCCAGTCCACTCAACAATGGCACTGCTG CAGCCCTGTCATCAACGGAGTCCCTATCACCACCGTTGGCAGAGGGTTCTCGGTCCGCTCCAGCGCTGCAGCGGTTGAGGAAGTTCCTGTCAGCGCTGCAGCAGTTCGCTACCGACGTAGGAGCCGACACCGGCGAGAGAGTGCGCCAACTCATTCACAACCTTGTA TCTGGCACCGTGAACATCGAAGAGTTCCAAGCAGGAGTACAGGAGTGCACCAACTATCCTCTACGAGCATCAGTACCAGGGTTCCTCAGGGCACTGCTACCTCTCGCACAGAGAGACTTACATGCGAGGGCTAGGAGGGCTAAACAG ACTCCGCTGCAGTACATCAGATCACACGAGCACCTGATCTTGGAGTCAGGTGGTGACAGTAGCGACATATTTGCTCAGCATCCACCCGGCACTGCCGCGGAGACGGGCGTCAAACGACGAGCCAGTGACCC GTTCTACGACGCTCCTCAAACGAACGGCTCCCACGAGGAGTACCCGCCACAGGCCAAGCGCACAGCCTCCAGTCTCTTCCTGAACCCATCGCCGTTCCTCTACCCGTTGCCTAGCAACGCCAGCCTCTTTGACTATGGACATCCTTACCACACCTACCATGGAAACCAGGAACCAGGCTATGAGAGGCGAGATG GTGGTATAACAGTCCGTGACGTATCCTCAATGAACGCGCCGTTCGCGGAGCCCCGCGGGCTGGGCGCTGCGCCCTCCGGCCTGCTGAAGACCGACGACGAGTGGAAGAACATCAACACCATGCTGAACTGCATCCTCAGCATGGTGGAGAAGACCAAGAGGGCACTCGCTATACTGCAGCAGAGAG GAGTGGAGCCAACAGAAAGTAATGACATAAAGCGGGCAGCCAGCGAGATCATGGCGACAGCAGTCAGGCAGACCGAGGAGAGAGTGGCAGAGGTGCGGAGACGAGCTGAGGATGCTGTCAACCAG GTGAAACGCCAAGCGCTTCTGGAATTGCAGCGAGCAGTGGGTGCGGCAGAGACGAAGGCTTTAGAACTGGTCGCGGCCGAGCGCGGGAAGGTCGAGCGGCTCGGGGAACGGCGGCACTCCCCACCGCCCGGCAGGGAACTCAGCCCTAATGCTAGCTCGCAGCAAAAT TGTTGCTGGAACTGCGGCCGCAAAGCCCAGGAGACCTGCTCCGGCTGCAACGCGGCGCGGTACTGTGGAGCCTTCTGCCAACACAAGGACTGGGAAAATCACCACCAG GTATGCAGCGGCCGCGACCAAAAACCAACAGCCTTGCGGACATCACCTCCCACGACGCAGCCCTCCCTGCCGAAGCCCCTGACTCGCGCGAGCACCCCCGTGGCGGCGGCCAGCGCGGGCGCTCCCCTACCGGACGGGCGCCTGGCGCTCACCACGCTGGCGTCCGACCGACTGCTCACCACGCAGGACAGGACCGACCGACTCACCCTCGCCTCCCTCTCGTCAGCGCAAGGACTCATCGGGATCGGAAAGAAATGA
- the LOC118277730 gene encoding protein CBFA2T3 isoform X1 has protein sequence MEAKVKEEVPDKDYTQPTTTERRKSTTTSKEHRSPEQEEARSSPTPGPPSPLNNGTAAALSSTESLSPPLAEGSRSAPALQRLRKFLSALQQFATDVGADTGERVRQLIHNLVSGTVNIEEFQAGVQECTNYPLRASVPGFLRALLPLAQRDLHARARRAKQTPLQYIRSHEHLILESGGDSSDIFAQHPPGTAAETGVKRRASDPFYDAPQTNGSHEEYPPQAKRTASSLFLNPSPFLYPLPSNASLFDYGHPYHTYHGNQEPGYERRDGGITVRDVSSMNAPFAEPRGLGAAPSGLLKTDDEWKNINTMLNCILSMVEKTKRALAILQQRGVEPTESNDIKRAASEIMATAVRQTEERVAEVRRRAEDAVNQVKRQALLELQRAVGAAETKALELVAAERGKVERLGERRHSPPPGRELSPNASSQQNCCWNCGRKAQETCSGCNAARYCGAFCQHKDWENHHQVCSGRDQKPTALRTSPPTTQPSLPKPLTRASTPVAAASAGAPLPDGRLALTTLASDRLLTTQDRTDRLTLASLSSAQGLIGIGKK, from the exons ATGGAGGCGAAAGTGAAGGAGGAGGTCCCGGACAAGGACTACACACAGCCGACCACCACCGAGAGGAGGAAAT CCACAACGACGAGCAAAGAGCATCGGTCGCCGGAGCAGGAGGAGGCGCGTTCGTCCCCAACACCAGGCCCGCCCAGTCCACTCAACAATGGCACTGCTG CAGCCCTGTCATCAACGGAGTCCCTATCACCACCGTTGGCAGAGGGTTCTCGGTCCGCTCCAGCGCTGCAGCGGTTGAGGAAGTTCCTGTCAGCGCTGCAGCAGTTCGCTACCGACGTAGGAGCCGACACCGGCGAGAGAGTGCGCCAACTCATTCACAACCTTGTA TCTGGCACCGTGAACATCGAAGAGTTCCAAGCAGGAGTACAGGAGTGCACCAACTATCCTCTACGAGCATCAGTACCAGGGTTCCTCAGGGCACTGCTACCTCTCGCACAGAGAGACTTACATGCGAGGGCTAGGAGGGCTAAACAG ACTCCGCTGCAGTACATCAGATCACACGAGCACCTGATCTTGGAGTCAGGTGGTGACAGTAGCGACATATTTGCTCAGCATCCACCCGGCACTGCCGCGGAGACGGGCGTCAAACGACGAGCCAGTGACCC GTTCTACGACGCTCCTCAAACGAACGGCTCCCACGAGGAGTACCCGCCACAGGCCAAGCGCACAGCCTCCAGTCTCTTCCTGAACCCATCGCCGTTCCTCTACCCGTTGCCTAGCAACGCCAGCCTCTTTGACTATGGACATCCTTACCACACCTACCATGGAAACCAGGAACCAGGCTATGAGAGGCGAGATG GTGGTATAACAGTCCGTGACGTATCCTCAATGAACGCGCCGTTCGCGGAGCCCCGCGGGCTGGGCGCTGCGCCCTCCGGCCTGCTGAAGACCGACGACGAGTGGAAGAACATCAACACCATGCTGAACTGCATCCTCAGCATGGTGGAGAAGACCAAGAGGGCACTCGCTATACTGCAGCAGAGAG GAGTGGAGCCAACAGAAAGTAATGACATAAAGCGGGCAGCCAGCGAGATCATGGCGACAGCAGTCAGGCAGACCGAGGAGAGAGTGGCAGAGGTGCGGAGACGAGCTGAGGATGCTGTCAACCAG GTGAAACGCCAAGCGCTTCTGGAATTGCAGCGAGCAGTGGGTGCGGCAGAGACGAAGGCTTTAGAACTGGTCGCGGCCGAGCGCGGGAAGGTCGAGCGGCTCGGGGAACGGCGGCACTCCCCACCGCCCGGCAGGGAACTCAGCCCTAATGCTAGCTCGCAGCAAAAT TGTTGCTGGAACTGCGGCCGCAAAGCCCAGGAGACCTGCTCCGGCTGCAACGCGGCGCGGTACTGTGGAGCCTTCTGCCAACACAAGGACTGGGAAAATCACCACCAG GTATGCAGCGGCCGCGACCAAAAACCAACAGCCTTGCGGACATCACCTCCCACGACGCAGCCCTCCCTGCCGAAGCCCCTGACTCGCGCGAGCACCCCCGTGGCGGCGGCCAGCGCGGGCGCTCCCCTACCGGACGGGCGCCTGGCGCTCACCACGCTGGCGTCCGACCGACTGCTCACCACGCAGGACAGGACCGACCGACTCACCCTCGCCTCCCTCTCGTCAGCGCAAGGACTCATCGGGATCGGAAAGAAATGA